One Parageobacillus sp. KH3-4 genomic region harbors:
- a CDS encoding electron transfer flavoprotein subunit alpha/FixB family protein, with the protein MARKVLALAEIRDGSLRNVSFETIAAAKTIAQGGEVVSVLVGESVQSYANELFFHGADRVVAVEHTNLKHYTSDGYSQALMAVIAAERPEGIVFGHTALGKDLSPKLAIKLNSGLVSDVVSVEETGGNLIFTRPIYSGKAFEKKIVTDGMIFVTVRPNNIQPLERDEARSGEVKAISVDIKDLRTIVKEVVRKTTEGVDLSEAKVIVAGGRGVKSAEGFKPLRELAKVLGGAVGASRGACDAGYCDYSLQIGQTGKVVTPDLYIACGISGAIQHLAGMSNSKVIVAINKDPEANIFKVADYGIVGDLFEVVPLLTEEFKKLKVHS; encoded by the coding sequence ATGGCACGGAAAGTACTTGCGTTGGCAGAAATTCGCGACGGATCATTAAGAAACGTTTCGTTTGAGACGATCGCGGCAGCAAAAACGATCGCTCAAGGAGGGGAGGTCGTATCCGTCCTTGTCGGGGAAAGCGTTCAATCATATGCAAATGAGTTATTTTTCCATGGCGCAGATCGCGTTGTTGCCGTTGAACATACTAATTTAAAGCATTACACATCCGACGGTTATTCCCAAGCGCTCATGGCGGTGATTGCCGCCGAAAGACCAGAAGGAATCGTATTTGGACACACCGCTTTAGGAAAAGACCTATCGCCGAAATTAGCGATTAAATTAAACTCCGGCCTTGTTTCTGATGTGGTGTCTGTGGAAGAAACCGGCGGCAACCTTATCTTTACGCGCCCAATTTACTCTGGGAAAGCATTTGAAAAGAAAATCGTTACAGACGGCATGATCTTTGTGACGGTGCGTCCGAACAACATTCAGCCGCTAGAGCGCGATGAAGCGCGTTCTGGAGAAGTAAAAGCGATTTCTGTCGACATTAAAGATTTGCGTACTATCGTAAAAGAAGTCGTTCGCAAAACGACGGAAGGAGTTGACTTATCTGAAGCAAAAGTGATCGTTGCCGGTGGCCGCGGCGTAAAAAGCGCGGAAGGTTTTAAGCCGCTGCGAGAGCTTGCCAAAGTGTTGGGAGGGGCGGTCGGTGCCTCGCGCGGCGCGTGCGACGCAGGATATTGTGATTACTCGCTGCAGATCGGGCAAACGGGCAAGGTCGTTACTCCGGATCTTTATATCGCTTGCGGCATTTCCGGGGCGATTCAACATTTAGCCGGTATGTCGAATTCAAAAGTGATTGTCGCGATTAACAAAGACCCAGAGGCAAACATTTTCAAAGTGGCTGATTACGGTATTGTCGGCGACTTATTTGAAGTCGTTCCGTTATTAACGGAAGAATTTAAAAAGTTAAAAGTGCACTCGTAG
- the trxA gene encoding thioredoxin — MAIVNATDQTFAAETKEGLTLVDFWAPWCGPCRMVAPVLEEVDKEMGDKVKIVKVNVDENQETASKFGVMSIPTLLVFKNGELVDKTIGYQPKEALIQLLEKHV, encoded by the coding sequence ATGGCGATTGTAAATGCGACAGATCAAACATTTGCGGCAGAAACGAAAGAAGGCTTAACATTGGTTGATTTCTGGGCGCCTTGGTGCGGACCTTGCCGCATGGTCGCGCCGGTTCTTGAAGAAGTGGACAAAGAAATGGGCGATAAAGTGAAAATCGTAAAAGTGAACGTCGATGAAAACCAAGAAACAGCCTCAAAATTCGGCGTAATGAGCATCCCAACGCTGCTTGTCTTCAAAAACGGAGAGCTTGTTGACAAAACGATAGGCTACCAGCCGAAAGAAGCACTTATTCAATTGCTGGAAAAACATGTATAA
- a CDS encoding ABC transporter ATP-binding protein, whose product MSIQIDVKNKTFFQGKQAVHALQDVHLEIKNGEFITIIGPSGCGKSTLLKIVAGLDTDYNGTVKINGVPIQGPGLEQGFIFQEHRLFPWLTVEENIAANQSLKDANVRKKVDELIELVRLKGFEKAYPKELSGGMAQRVAIARALLREPKILLLDEPFSALDAFTRKHLQDVLLEIWQNKQITMILVTHDLDEAVYLGTKVVVMKAKPGQIRTIASVPLPFPRQRAHSSFQEMRQRILREFETVEDSPLLEGLGI is encoded by the coding sequence GTGAGTATACAAATTGATGTGAAAAATAAAACTTTTTTTCAAGGGAAACAAGCAGTTCATGCACTCCAAGATGTTCACTTAGAAATCAAAAATGGTGAATTTATCACCATTATTGGCCCAAGCGGATGCGGAAAAAGCACATTGTTAAAAATTGTAGCAGGGTTGGATACCGATTATAACGGTACAGTAAAAATAAATGGTGTCCCAATTCAAGGTCCAGGACTCGAACAAGGCTTTATTTTCCAAGAACATCGTTTATTCCCGTGGTTAACGGTGGAAGAAAACATTGCAGCAAACCAATCGTTGAAAGATGCAAATGTCCGGAAAAAAGTGGATGAGTTAATAGAACTTGTCCGGTTAAAAGGCTTCGAAAAAGCCTACCCGAAAGAATTATCAGGAGGAATGGCACAGCGCGTGGCAATTGCGAGAGCATTGCTGCGGGAGCCAAAAATATTATTACTTGATGAACCGTTTAGTGCACTTGATGCCTTTACAAGAAAGCATTTGCAAGATGTTTTATTGGAAATATGGCAAAATAAACAAATTACGATGATTCTTGTTACTCATGACTTAGATGAAGCAGTTTATCTAGGAACGAAAGTAGTGGTGATGAAAGCAAAGCCAGGACAAATTCGCACAATCGCTTCCGTTCCGTTGCCATTTCCAAGGCAGCGCGCTCATTCATCTTTCCAAGAAATGAGGCAACGCATATTGCGCGAATTTGAAACAGTGGAAGATTCTCCGTTGCTGGAGGGACTAGGAATTTAA
- a CDS encoding aliphatic sulfonate ABC transporter substrate-binding protein, translating to MRKHILVLLISLFIALMSGCGQKATTEGKEKNVTIRIGIQQSLGPLLLAKEKGWFEKEFKKEGVNVKWIEFQSGPPHFEAMASNNLDFGAVGNSPVISAQAANIEFKEISKAADGAKGDAIIVPQGSKIQSLKDLKGKKIAVAKGSSGFNFLYQALEHAGLKASDVEMIQLQPDEAQAAFDTSKVDAWAIWEPFISYEVLKKKARIVADGEDLQAYSPSFIVARTGFIKEHPDLTVQFLKIYEKARRWQNDHFDEAAEIYAKAKKIDKDVVVRALRNNPSLNEPIADDVIRAQQKTADFQYEQNIIKTKIDTSKVVDNQYIKKALQELEEEGESKYE from the coding sequence ATGAGGAAACATATATTGGTTCTGTTGATAAGTCTGTTTATCGCATTGATGTCTGGCTGCGGTCAGAAAGCAACGACGGAAGGAAAAGAAAAAAACGTAACGATTCGCATCGGCATTCAGCAAAGTCTCGGGCCGCTTTTACTGGCAAAAGAAAAAGGATGGTTTGAAAAAGAATTTAAAAAAGAAGGGGTCAACGTCAAATGGATTGAGTTTCAAAGCGGGCCTCCCCATTTTGAAGCGATGGCATCCAACAATCTTGATTTCGGCGCTGTTGGAAACTCTCCGGTCATTTCTGCCCAAGCCGCCAACATTGAATTTAAAGAGATCAGTAAAGCAGCAGACGGGGCAAAAGGAGACGCTATCATTGTACCGCAAGGAAGTAAAATCCAAAGCCTGAAGGATTTAAAAGGAAAAAAGATTGCTGTTGCCAAAGGAAGCAGTGGATTTAATTTCTTATATCAAGCCCTTGAACATGCTGGCTTGAAAGCGTCAGATGTTGAAATGATTCAATTGCAGCCAGATGAAGCGCAAGCAGCGTTTGATACAAGCAAAGTGGATGCTTGGGCGATTTGGGAGCCGTTTATTTCTTATGAGGTGCTCAAAAAGAAAGCGCGTATCGTAGCGGATGGAGAGGATCTTCAAGCATATTCGCCATCGTTTATCGTGGCACGGACGGGATTTATCAAAGAGCATCCTGATTTAACGGTTCAATTTTTAAAAATTTATGAGAAAGCGCGGCGTTGGCAAAACGATCATTTTGATGAAGCGGCAGAAATTTATGCGAAAGCGAAAAAAATAGATAAAGACGTCGTAGTGCGAGCGTTGCGCAACAACCCATCATTAAACGAGCCAATTGCCGATGATGTTATTCGAGCACAGCAAAAAACTGCCGATTTCCAATATGAGCAAAATATCATTAAAACAAAAATTGATACAAGCAAAGTAGTCGATAATCAATATATTAAAAAAGCGTTGCAAGAATTAGAAGAAGAAGGTGAGAGCAAATATGAATAA
- a CDS encoding ABC transporter permease: MNKTTITARQPLLRKEWGRKIPAFGQIRKRMIQAALPIFILFIWQLVGMTGTVSKTVLPTPIDIVQAAYQLTISGELFTHLKASIFRAAAGFLLGAGIGLLAGIAVGFSSKTEDVIDPTVQMLRTIPHLAVAPLFILWFGFGETSKILLIAKGAFFPVYVNTFIGIRGVDAKLFDVARILHFSRWKKITLLIIPSALPAILSGIRLSLGAAWLGLVVAELMGSTEGIGYMMMDARQFSNTDIVFVGIILFAVVGKLTDSLVRVLEKRLLRWQDTYKGTM; the protein is encoded by the coding sequence ATGAATAAAACAACTATTACTGCAAGGCAGCCGCTTCTGCGAAAAGAGTGGGGGAGAAAGATTCCGGCTTTCGGCCAAATTCGCAAGCGGATGATACAAGCGGCATTGCCCATCTTCATTTTATTCATATGGCAACTTGTCGGGATGACAGGGACAGTTTCCAAAACGGTTTTACCAACGCCAATAGATATTGTGCAAGCAGCTTATCAATTAACCATCTCCGGGGAATTATTTACCCACTTGAAAGCTAGTATTTTTCGGGCAGCGGCAGGATTTTTGCTTGGAGCAGGCATTGGGCTTCTTGCAGGCATTGCCGTAGGCTTTTCCTCCAAAACGGAAGATGTCATCGATCCTACAGTACAAATGCTGCGAACGATTCCACATTTGGCAGTGGCGCCGCTTTTTATCTTATGGTTTGGGTTTGGGGAAACATCGAAAATTTTATTGATCGCTAAAGGTGCATTTTTCCCTGTATATGTAAATACATTTATTGGCATACGTGGAGTCGATGCGAAGCTGTTTGATGTTGCACGCATTCTCCATTTTAGCAGATGGAAGAAAATTACGTTGCTCATTATCCCGTCTGCGCTTCCTGCCATTTTATCTGGAATTCGCCTTTCTCTCGGAGCGGCTTGGCTCGGCCTTGTTGTTGCAGAGTTGATGGGTTCTACAGAAGGAATTGGATATATGATGATGGATGCAAGACAGTTTAGCAATACGGATATTGTTTTTGTCGGCATTATTCTTTTTGCGGTGGTAGGAAAACTTACAGATTCATTGGTCCGTGTATTAGAGAAGCGGTTGCTTCGCTGGCAAGATACGTATAAAGGAACGATGTAA
- the ssuE gene encoding NADPH-dependent FMN reductase, translating to MTTIALISGSPSKQSKTVEIANRLQKELLNRGHHVHLIHVCDLPAEDLLHAKFDSEAIAQTHEWIREADAVMVLSPVYKGSYTGILKAFLDLLPEKAFLGKIVAPIVTGGTIAHLLSIEYALKPIFSIMGAKEILHGVFILDKTIQRDETGKIFFQSDIEERIKEVLQSISNIKVHMNK from the coding sequence ATGACGACAATCGCTTTAATCTCGGGAAGTCCGTCGAAACAATCCAAAACAGTGGAGATCGCTAACCGATTGCAAAAAGAGCTGCTTAATAGGGGGCATCACGTTCATTTAATCCATGTGTGCGATTTGCCAGCAGAAGATTTGCTGCATGCAAAATTCGATAGTGAAGCGATCGCGCAAACCCACGAATGGATTCGTGAAGCGGATGCGGTCATGGTGTTAAGCCCTGTCTATAAAGGAAGCTATACAGGTATTTTAAAAGCGTTTCTCGACTTGTTACCGGAAAAGGCATTTTTAGGTAAGATTGTTGCTCCAATCGTCACAGGCGGGACAATCGCACATTTGTTATCGATTGAATACGCGCTAAAACCTATTTTTTCCATTATGGGAGCGAAAGAAATTTTACACGGAGTGTTTATTTTGGATAAAACGATTCAACGGGATGAAACAGGAAAGATATTTTTTCAATCCGACATTGAAGAAAGGATAAAGGAAGTGTTGCAATCTATTTCAAACATCAAAGTCCACATGAATAAATAA
- the ssuD gene encoding FMNH2-dependent alkanesulfonate monooxygenase, producing the protein MELLWFIPSHGDGRYLGTTKGGRAPEYSYFRQIAQAADRLGYKGVLIPTGKSCEDPWLLASALAAETEQLRFLVAVRPGLMSPTLAARMASTLDRISEGRLLINVVAGGDPVELAGDGLFLSHDERYEATDEFLTVWKRLLSGEEVTLKGKHIHVNEAKLLFPPTQKPYPPIYFGGSSPAGQLVAAKHADVYLTWGEPPAQAEEKISRVRKLAEQQGRAIEFGIRLHIIVRETEKEAWNAAEQLIRYVDEKTIQEAQRVFARYDSVGQQRMRQLHNGSRESLEISPNLWAGVGLVRGGAGTALVGDPETVAERLLEYHQLGIRYFILSGYPHLEEAYRVAELLFPLLPLNHKKQTKQFIQGEVIGNEFFPSFIKV; encoded by the coding sequence ATGGAATTATTATGGTTTATCCCTTCCCATGGCGATGGGCGGTATCTTGGAACGACCAAAGGAGGACGCGCTCCGGAATACAGCTATTTCCGGCAAATCGCCCAAGCGGCTGACCGGCTTGGCTATAAAGGGGTATTGATTCCGACAGGAAAATCGTGCGAAGATCCGTGGCTGCTTGCGTCAGCATTAGCGGCAGAAACCGAACAATTGCGTTTTCTCGTTGCCGTGCGACCGGGGTTAATGTCTCCTACGCTAGCAGCACGCATGGCTTCCACATTGGACCGCATTTCGGAAGGCCGGTTGCTTATCAATGTCGTAGCTGGCGGCGATCCTGTTGAGCTTGCGGGCGATGGGCTATTTTTAAGCCATGACGAACGTTATGAAGCGACGGATGAATTTTTAACCGTTTGGAAACGGCTGTTAAGCGGCGAAGAAGTCACTTTAAAAGGGAAACATATCCATGTGAATGAGGCAAAGCTTCTGTTTCCGCCAACTCAAAAACCGTATCCGCCGATTTATTTTGGCGGGTCGTCACCGGCAGGCCAACTTGTGGCAGCAAAACATGCGGATGTTTACTTAACATGGGGGGAACCGCCAGCGCAGGCGGAAGAAAAAATTTCCCGGGTGAGAAAATTGGCTGAACAGCAAGGACGTGCGATTGAATTCGGCATTCGACTTCATATCATTGTGCGCGAAACAGAAAAGGAAGCGTGGAATGCTGCGGAACAGCTCATTCGTTATGTCGATGAAAAAACCATTCAGGAAGCACAACGAGTTTTTGCTCGGTATGATTCTGTTGGGCAGCAGCGGATGAGGCAGTTGCATAATGGAAGCAGAGAATCTCTTGAAATTAGTCCAAATTTATGGGCGGGAGTTGGTCTTGTCAGAGGTGGTGCAGGAACCGCTTTAGTCGGAGATCCAGAAACAGTAGCTGAGCGGCTATTAGAGTATCATCAATTAGGCATCCGCTACTTTATTTTATCCGGTTACCCGCATTTAGAAGAAGCATACCGGGTAGCTGAACTGCTATTCCCGCTTTTGCCGTTAAACCATAAAAAACAAACAAAACAGTTTATACAAGGGGAAGTTATCGGAAATGAATTTTTTCCTTCATTTATTAAAGTGTGA
- a CDS encoding NAD-dependent epimerase/dehydratase family protein, with translation MKILITGGAGFIGSHLVAKLLSLGHDVTVIDNFHPYYPAERKNRQFRALTGGNLPVYRIDLLDGEKTEELFRRYQPDCVYHLAALPGVPNSLLKPLDYVDYDIKATINVLKAAGEAGVGHVLFASSSSVYGNQGNVPLKEEMATGEVVSPYAAAKYGAESFCYAYAHLFGYQVTIFRYFTVYGPWGRPDMAISKFIRHLLRGEEIVVYGTNTARDYTFVDDVVSGMVAALGRRGGNDVFNLGSGRPITMERLLQELKKHFPTMKVRYAPERKGDVKATWADIAKAQREFGYRPSVTFEDGLARTIAWARTYET, from the coding sequence TTGAAAATTCTCATTACAGGGGGAGCCGGGTTTATTGGAAGCCATCTTGTTGCCAAATTGCTCTCGCTTGGGCACGATGTGACGGTCATTGACAATTTTCATCCTTATTACCCGGCGGAACGAAAGAATCGGCAATTTCGTGCGTTGACGGGAGGAAATCTTCCTGTTTATCGCATTGACTTGCTAGATGGAGAAAAAACAGAAGAATTGTTTCGCCGCTATCAGCCGGACTGTGTGTATCATTTAGCGGCGCTGCCCGGTGTTCCCAATTCGCTTCTTAAGCCGCTTGATTATGTCGATTATGATATCAAAGCGACGATTAATGTGCTAAAAGCGGCGGGGGAAGCAGGAGTCGGGCATGTGTTATTCGCATCTTCCTCGTCCGTCTACGGCAACCAGGGGAATGTACCGCTTAAAGAAGAGATGGCAACGGGAGAAGTTGTTTCGCCATATGCTGCCGCAAAATACGGAGCGGAGTCGTTTTGCTATGCGTATGCCCATCTATTCGGCTATCAGGTGACGATCTTTCGCTATTTTACTGTATACGGTCCGTGGGGTCGCCCGGATATGGCGATTAGCAAGTTTATCCGCCATCTGTTACGTGGCGAAGAGATTGTCGTGTACGGAACGAACACAGCAAGAGACTACACGTTTGTGGATGATGTCGTCAGCGGAATGGTAGCGGCGCTCGGCCGCCGCGGCGGAAACGATGTGTTTAATTTAGGATCGGGACGCCCAATCACGATGGAGCGATTGCTGCAAGAACTGAAAAAACATTTTCCAACGATGAAAGTGAGATATGCTCCGGAGCGAAAGGGAGATGTGAAAGCGACATGGGCGGACATCGCGAAAGCGCAGCGGGAGTTCGGATACAGACCAAGCGTAACGTTCGAGGACGGGCTTGCGCGGACGATCGCGTGGGCAAGGACGTATGAAACGTAA
- a CDS encoding lysylphosphatidylglycerol synthase transmembrane domain-containing protein, which produces MKRKHATIAVRLAGAGLVLVFLWLTYRYFDGEELLRQLHLLLQRPDTLVWMLLIYGASFWLRALAWKLYVGKPISLVVYSKGIFFSLFINHLTPFKVGDIARVAVLAKQKDVSVDEAVHSVAVMRLLDMLVLCLLSAWGMYAYVHRFPAISATVIGVVGIVGVAAIVILLSRKSDAEWIRKHHRMIKSALRGKRGVYVAGITALSWLCEAVVIYEMAHMLGLPLSFWESVWVNSITVSGQVFQIAPGGLGTYEAVMAFAITRITPDWNSAYMAAMMTHAFKFVFSYLVGIAVLFMSPRDISFVGAAWKKGREKR; this is translated from the coding sequence ATGAAACGTAAGCACGCAACGATAGCGGTGAGGCTGGCCGGAGCCGGACTTGTCCTTGTTTTTCTATGGCTGACATACCGCTATTTCGATGGAGAAGAGCTTCTTAGGCAGCTCCACCTGCTTCTTCAAAGACCGGACACGCTCGTGTGGATGTTGCTCATATATGGCGCTTCCTTCTGGCTGCGGGCGCTGGCGTGGAAGTTATACGTGGGAAAACCAATTTCTTTAGTTGTATACAGCAAAGGCATATTTTTCAGTTTGTTCATTAATCATCTCACTCCGTTCAAAGTAGGTGATATTGCCCGTGTTGCCGTTTTGGCCAAACAAAAAGATGTGTCCGTTGATGAAGCAGTTCACTCGGTGGCGGTGATGCGGCTTTTGGACATGCTTGTTTTATGTCTTTTGTCGGCGTGGGGAATGTATGCATATGTCCATCGCTTTCCAGCAATCAGTGCAACGGTTATTGGTGTTGTAGGAATAGTCGGTGTAGCGGCAATTGTTATTTTGTTGTCACGCAAATCGGATGCGGAATGGATCCGTAAACACCATCGCATGATAAAAAGCGCGTTAAGAGGAAAACGCGGCGTCTATGTGGCGGGCATAACCGCGCTTAGCTGGTTGTGTGAGGCGGTTGTTATCTATGAGATGGCGCATATGCTCGGGCTGCCCTTATCCTTTTGGGAATCCGTATGGGTCAACAGCATCACCGTATCCGGTCAAGTGTTTCAAATCGCTCCAGGCGGATTGGGAACGTATGAAGCGGTAATGGCATTTGCGATTACGAGAATTACACCGGACTGGAACAGCGCGTATATGGCGGCGATGATGACCCATGCGTTCAAATTTGTTTTTTCTTATTTAGTTGGCATTGCCGTACTGTTTATGTCTCCAAGAGATATTTCGTTCGTCGGAGCGGCTTGGAAAAAAGGAAGGGAGAAACGATGA
- a CDS encoding ectonucleotide pyrophosphatase/phosphodiesterase, translating into MKEASTFEKVAARCWNLLNEGKPFTPIFVIGTMAIYHLANFGTIEHMKHWFFGFLAALPLFVIYYVYDYPLFLRNYLWIPYVAFLIIWQFADLKLLSLALGLYFFFTVFFWGTLYYHLRIGTSWWNFTRFWKLVLKNSDSTSGNAQEQLPKFLLLLSIWQYVYVQLEGGAGDLSFANFALYYAGVFLFSFILHSQLFDWKPKIIPTYTNNVDVPKEPINEKVIVIVIDGMRKDRFEQANAPFLKRLRQHGTEFTQMETVYPARTVVCFTSMFTGTYPFEHGIRSNMVWKLGIKVESIFDSLRKVGKTGRLLGIAHLVDSFGDDVETVTAVMHNDVADRNIIERAKRIMEEQDPDLLIVQLIATDQTGHSRGVLYDEYIQKIEEADALIKEYVEWLKQKGKLKNATLIVCADHGQADGIGGHGHLDEGERFVPFFLYGPAIERGKRVDEKKSLVSVAPTIAYLLGAPYPSHSRGPVLTEAIRKREAEDEKTKSDRLFTSV; encoded by the coding sequence ATGAAAGAAGCTTCAACATTTGAAAAAGTAGCGGCGCGTTGCTGGAATTTGCTGAACGAAGGAAAACCGTTTACGCCGATTTTCGTTATCGGGACGATGGCGATCTACCATCTTGCCAATTTCGGCACCATCGAGCATATGAAGCACTGGTTCTTCGGTTTTCTAGCGGCGCTTCCGCTATTCGTCATTTATTATGTGTACGATTATCCGTTATTTTTACGAAATTATTTATGGATCCCATACGTTGCGTTTTTAATCATTTGGCAGTTTGCCGACCTTAAGCTGCTAAGTTTGGCGCTGGGGCTATATTTTTTCTTTACCGTCTTTTTTTGGGGGACGCTTTACTATCATTTGCGCATCGGCACGTCATGGTGGAATTTTACCCGTTTTTGGAAGTTAGTGCTGAAAAATAGCGATTCGACAAGCGGAAACGCGCAAGAACAGCTGCCGAAATTTTTGCTGCTTTTGTCGATTTGGCAATATGTGTACGTACAGCTCGAAGGGGGAGCAGGCGATCTTTCGTTTGCCAACTTTGCGCTCTATTACGCAGGTGTCTTTTTGTTTTCTTTTATCTTGCATAGCCAGTTATTTGATTGGAAGCCGAAAATCATTCCGACATATACAAATAATGTTGACGTTCCAAAAGAGCCAATCAATGAAAAAGTCATTGTGATTGTCATCGACGGCATGCGGAAAGATCGGTTTGAGCAAGCTAATGCGCCATTTTTAAAACGGCTGCGACAGCATGGGACTGAGTTTACACAAATGGAGACGGTCTATCCGGCGCGTACCGTCGTTTGTTTTACCTCGATGTTCACCGGAACATATCCGTTTGAACACGGCATCCGCTCCAATATGGTATGGAAGCTTGGCATTAAAGTAGAAAGCATTTTTGACTCACTAAGAAAAGTTGGAAAAACAGGGCGGCTGCTTGGCATTGCCCATCTTGTCGATTCGTTTGGAGATGATGTCGAAACGGTAACAGCGGTCATGCATAATGACGTAGCTGACCGTAACATTATCGAGCGCGCAAAACGCATTATGGAAGAGCAAGATCCCGATTTGCTCATCGTTCAATTAATTGCCACGGACCAAACGGGACACAGCCGCGGTGTATTATATGATGAGTATATTCAAAAAATCGAGGAGGCGGACGCGCTTATCAAGGAGTACGTCGAGTGGCTTAAACAGAAAGGAAAATTAAAAAATGCCACGTTAATTGTTTGCGCCGATCACGGACAAGCGGACGGCATTGGCGGACACGGGCATTTGGATGAAGGAGAGCGATTTGTACCGTTTTTCTTGTATGGACCGGCGATTGAGCGAGGCAAGCGGGTCGATGAAAAGAAAAGTTTGGTGTCCGTGGCGCCGACGATCGCTTATTTGCTGGGTGCGCCGTATCCAAGCCATAGCCGCGGTCCTGTACTAACGGAAGCGATTCGAAAGAGGGAAGCAGAGGATGAAAAAACAAAAAGTGATCGTCTTTTTACCAGCGTATAA
- a CDS encoding glycosyltransferase family 2 protein, translating to MKKQKVIVFLPAYNEEQSIGEVIRRIPRSFHPCVDVKVLVIDDGSIDHTVAAAREAGADYIYQMPENRGLGAAVRQGLRECLRLGADIGVMIDADNEYPAEQIPELLAPIFAGEADYTMGSRFLGTIRGMKWHRRLGNYLFTFLQSLLLRQWIYDGQSGMRAFSRQAMEHAEIIHDYNYAQVLTLNLVRKGFRVKEVPIRYQVRTTGQSFIKFRAYVTAVLPAIWKEMRRPVKKVVIDEDAHRLPNIAEKQCS from the coding sequence ATGAAAAAACAAAAAGTGATCGTCTTTTTACCAGCGTATAACGAAGAACAATCGATTGGCGAGGTCATTCGCAGAATTCCGCGTTCTTTCCATCCTTGTGTGGATGTAAAAGTATTAGTTATTGATGACGGTTCGATCGATCACACAGTAGCAGCCGCGAGAGAAGCAGGCGCTGATTACATTTATCAAATGCCGGAAAACCGCGGGCTTGGTGCCGCTGTACGCCAAGGACTGCGGGAATGTCTCCGCCTCGGTGCGGATATCGGCGTGATGATTGATGCGGACAACGAATATCCAGCAGAACAAATCCCGGAATTACTCGCTCCGATTTTTGCGGGAGAAGCGGACTATACGATGGGCTCGCGCTTTCTTGGCACGATCCGCGGGATGAAATGGCATCGCCGCCTTGGCAATTACCTCTTTACATTTCTGCAATCGCTTCTTCTTCGCCAGTGGATTTACGACGGACAATCGGGGATGCGGGCTTTTTCGCGGCAAGCGATGGAACATGCGGAGATCATTCATGATTATAATTACGCACAGGTGCTTACGTTAAATTTAGTCCGCAAAGGGTTTCGCGTAAAAGAAGTGCCGATTCGCTATCAAGTGCGGACAACGGGACAGTCATTTATTAAATTTCGCGCGTATGTCACGGCCGTTCTTCCAGCAATTTGGAAGGAGATGCGGCGGCCGGTGAAAAAAGTAGTGATTGATGAAGACGCCCATCGTCTCCCGAACATAGCGGAAAAACAATGTTCGTAG